The window ACCAGTCTTTTGTTTTCATCTAAAACTGGCAAAGAATTAATTCCTCTTTCTACAATCAAGGCCTCAGCTTCCATAACATGATCAGTAGGTTTTAAATAAACAAACTCAGTAATCATAATATCTTTTGCTTTTTTAGCCTCTACCTTTTCAATGCATTTTCTTAGAAAATCATTAATCTCAGGTTCTTGAATAGTCCTGGCTAGCTTTGCATCTAAATAATAAGGCATAACTTCCTTTAACAAATCATATCCTGTAATAATCCCCTCTAACTCCATCTTGTCATTTACAATATAAATCTGACGAGGAGCAAGCTTTCCTATCTTACATAATAAACTCTTAAACCTACACTCCCCACTCGCTAATACTAATTTCGTCTGCATAAACTTCGATACTAGCATTATTCCTCCTTATCGTTTAATGTTTAATTGTTTAATTTATATTTTTTTAATTTTCTCCATAAAGATACTCTATCTATGCCAATAATTTTTGAGGCACGCGTTTTATTAAAGTTACATTTTTCTAATACCCATTTTATATATCTTTTTTCAACTTCTTCTAATGAAGGTATTTCACTAAAATCTTTATGGTAGATTATAATATCTATACTTTTGATATACTCTGGAAGATCGTCCTCTGTAATAATGTCTGCGTTACTAAGGGTTACAGCTCTTTCTATAACATTTTCAAGCTCTCTTATATTTCCAGGCCATGAATAATGTTTTAAAAGTTTCATTGCTTCTACAGAGAAGCCTTGGATTTCTTTATTTTGTTCTTTGCTTTTTTGAGCTAAGAAATAGTTAGCTAAAATAGGAATGTCATCTTTTCTTTCACTCAAAGGTGGTAGAGCAATTGAGATGACATTTAAACGATAAAATAGATCTTGCCTAAAATTGCCTTGTTGAATTTCTACTTGCAAATCTCTATGGGTAGCTGCAATAAATCTTACATCTACTTTAATGGGTTTTGTACCACCTACGCGAAGGATTTCCTTTTCTTGAATTACTCTTAGTAATTTAACTTGTTGGGATAAGGGCATGTCTCCTATCTCATCTAAGAATAGAGTTCCTTTATGAGCTATTTCTATAAGTCCTTTTTTTAAAGAGGTGGCACCAGTAAAAGCACCTGCTTCATGTCCAAATAATTCATTTGCTATAAGTTCTTCTGTTAGAGAACCACAATTGAAGGCTACAAAAGGTTGTTGTGAGCGAGGACTGAGTTCGTGAATTGCTTTGGCAATAAGTTCTTTTCCTGTTCCGCTTTCTCCAATAATTAAAATATTAGAATTGCTTTTTGCCACTTGTTTAATTGTTGCAATAACTTTTTTAATTGCTGCGCTTTTGCCTTTAATTTGTTCTAATATGCTAGATTCTTTTAACTCTTGTTTTAATTTTTGATTTTCCAAAATAAGAGAACGTTTAGTTAAAGCTTCTTTAGTTATTTTCCTAACTTCTTCTAATTTGTACGGCTTTTCTAAATAATAATATGCCCCTAGTTTCATTGATTCTACTGCAGTATCTATAGATGCATGTCCAGTTATTAGAATCACTTCAGTATAAGGATATAGCTCTTTAGTTTTTTTTAGAATTTGAAGACCACTTACTTCTGGCATTTTTAAATCAGTAATTACTAGATCTGGTTCATGAGTTTCTAATATTTCTAAAGCTTTTTTGGGAAATTGTATCGGTACTATGTTGTATCCTTCTTTTTCAAGAATATGAGAAAGATTTTTTAGAGCAATTTTTTCATCATCAATAATGAGAATATTAGCTGAATTTTTCATTTAACTTTCTACTATATTATCTTGAGGTATAATGACGCTAAACGTAGTGCCTTGACCTTCTTTGCTTTGGACTTCAATTTTACCGCCATGTTGAGATATAATTCCTTGACATACAGCTAGTCCAAGACCTGAGCCCTTTCCAACATCTTTGGTAGTAAAAAAAGGATCAAATATTTTTGATAAATTTTCTTTGGGAATGCCTGGACCACTGTCTTTTACCTCAAAAATAAAATTATTTTTTTTCTTAAATCCAGCTACAGTGATAGTGCCTTCTTTTTTGTCTAGAGCT is drawn from Desulfonauticus submarinus and contains these coding sequences:
- a CDS encoding CBS domain-containing protein, whose product is MLVSKFMQTKLVLASGECRFKSLLCKIGKLAPRQIYIVNDKMELEGIITGYDLLKEVMPYYLDAKLARTIQEPEINDFLRKCIEKVEAKKAKDIMITEFVYLKPTDHVMEAEALIVERGINSLPVLDENKRLV
- a CDS encoding sigma-54-dependent transcriptional regulator gives rise to the protein MKNSANILIIDDEKIALKNLSHILEKEGYNIVPIQFPKKALEILETHEPDLVITDLKMPEVSGLQILKKTKELYPYTEVILITGHASIDTAVESMKLGAYYYLEKPYKLEEVRKITKEALTKRSLILENQKLKQELKESSILEQIKGKSAAIKKVIATIKQVAKSNSNILIIGESGTGKELIAKAIHELSPRSQQPFVAFNCGSLTEELIANELFGHEAGAFTGATSLKKGLIEIAHKGTLFLDEIGDMPLSQQVKLLRVIQEKEILRVGGTKPIKVDVRFIAATHRDLQVEIQQGNFRQDLFYRLNVISIALPPLSERKDDIPILANYFLAQKSKEQNKEIQGFSVEAMKLLKHYSWPGNIRELENVIERAVTLSNADIITEDDLPEYIKSIDIIIYHKDFSEIPSLEEVEKRYIKWVLEKCNFNKTRASKIIGIDRVSLWRKLKKYKLNN